In the genome of Cydia strobilella chromosome Z, ilCydStro3.1, whole genome shotgun sequence, one region contains:
- the LOC134754151 gene encoding neuralized-like protein 4 isoform X3, whose product MRFHRRCGDRVTLLNDNTTAVRNFVEFNHGLILSAEPLKDDVMFEVCIDRKVNVWNGSLEIGVTTLDPEFMELPATATKLRNTAWIMSGSSIVKDGVTLVNSYGPELDTLSEGDCVGVMKTAKGELLFYVNSRCLGVAAKDLPSKLFAVIDLYGQCVQASITHVHGMRPIMETSIDQLEEDPNNDDTLTCSDMDVVPLNQPPDLLQPKPSQHVYVPMASEGACALVAQDRLRFHPRCGILVKLSANNKSAERARPLDDYNNGVVMTHRPLYDNELFEIRIDRLVDKWSGSIEVGVTSHNPATIRFPSTMTNMESGTIMMSGCKVLMNGHGMCMEYGNFNLDELREGDTVGMMRKSTGKLHYFINGVDQGIATDKVEQQVWGVVDLYGMTVKVTIVDPCEEMDTTVTNAPVVLGAPELPAPSRIRQRLDEDSLLFHTLRDSNVIIINDGKTAHRPNAFEYFNNGIVMTNRTLRTNELFQVRLDLVIPKWAGSIEIGVTQHSSNDLLFPYKMSNAKSGTWAMTGEDVIRDGTTIIPQYVRNLNRLVEGDTVGVMRKDMGILHFFVNGVDQGPAAFNIPDHVFGLVDLYGRVAQATVVEAYTPPAAYSPESPLSTESNATIYPEMCFHRLHGRNARLSRNRLTASRATVYSEFNDAVLFSSRPLRECDMFELRIDKMVDCWIGSLEIGVTAIRPDDLEANGGVGAIAGTATDLNWDTYILSGAAMMKDGECVRSGYPLDLDTLTVGSRVGMMWHADRSLHYYLDGMDMGKAWYVPHLNIYAVVDLYGQCTQVTILQNEERAFNYNGCTNSDNSLLSNSRALSSPPPPYWSFSEYCGDNICIMHDYSFARRLTADPTAALVFSSAHLALGEIFEVKMVECKSGYAGSFRMGVTDINILNVHVNRSLPPTIALLPHYTAYIDGKYMKYSRHNEKEHSLRSFVPSFEWLRPGDRVGLKKTNDGRVLVFYNSELLETAFENVPDKVYVVMEIFGHVTKIQAVSKGVNVGTALPQHTIPNDEYVKPPSLSAAAKNATNASVAQSAQNNANNETAAQAQVEVREDTNEESSHSNDVVSSNVEFVSGALAASNDTLTVPTDTSTLTVVSADSRRRRNPLPYTFHYVHGNNIKLCSSDTVAMRTSGYKDGIAIVSQPLRRGHNFRFRVDKVGGDWSGSISLGAVGALPADSLPQCAMHLDPPIWAVTSDLLHDNGTFKKTQMASAFEELTEQSVLTIHFRFNSELVVDVDGSVAGVVGVVPRAFSHVYPLIDLYGRVHQVSVLLHPTVVASGASLDLPIIAENLREESLAELELLDDDEDDDKMPKLTPETPEIHPKRKAKAYSHDNLIGDSSDPLYSQPGPSTHPDPPTHSLPNENDAKNKQIKCRKICTNRTVLHQSLIITPTPIDNNESANRCIQKSHSTHSFCQLPDENNLDVDNKDTVRLTFSAGSRVGDETGAPADERALCCDTNIRHNDRYPEASDVDSLDTEIMDALALETGNLPDLTEEHSSSIDESTRRDDLWTESLSVENLNYLNRILCLDQQSSEGQSLEAEWEARGESCEHLHVVLKYWHFLVLPYPELRRAVSSGQLRCYCRNCQPDAPPPLAGWVRIERAEGGDGRAYWHAVRAALGSAQVCDGAGPARRPRSLAPAPRANHPNHDIWFDEEGKPHHTVLAIEIDVDPDATRDRLLAFLIYLKSHSVQHNADNPPSLDD is encoded by the exons ATGAGATTTCATAGAAGGTGTGGTGACAGAGTCACACTTCTAAATGACAACACTACAGCTGTAAGAAATTTTGTTGAGTTCAATCATGGCTTGATACTTAGCGCAGAACCCTTGAAGGATGATGTTATGTTTGAAGTGTGTATTGACAGAAAG GTCAATGTGTGGAATGGAAGCCTTGAAATTGGAGTCACCACCCTGGACCCGGAGTTCATGGAACTGCCGGCAACAGCTACAAAATTGAGGAATACAGCTTGG ATAATGTCTGGCAGCTCAATCGTGAAGGATGGTGTGACACTTGTTAATTCCTATGGTCCCGAGCTCGACACACTTAGCGAGGGAGACTGTGTTGGTGTTATGAAAACAGCCAAG GGGGAGTTATTGTTTTATGTGAATAGTCGATGCCTTGGGGTGGCAGCTAAGGACCTGCCTAGTAAACTGTTTGCCGTCATAGATTTATATGGACAGTGTGTTCAAGCTTCTATCACTCATGTACATGGCATGAGGCCTATTATGGAAACCAGTATAGATCAG TTGGAAGAGGATCCCAACAATGATGACACTTTAACATGTAGTGACATGGATGTCGTGCCTCTGAACCAACCTCCTGACCTGTTGCAACCTAAGCCGTCTCAACATGTCTATGTCCCGATGGCCTCTGAGGGTGCCTGTGCTCTTG TAGCACAGGATCGTTTAAGGTTTCACCCAAGATGTGGGATACTTGTCAAATTATCAGCTAATAATAA ATCAGCAGAAAGGGCTAGGCCTTTAGATGACTACAACAATGGCGTAGTGATGACGCACCGACCTCTGTATGACAACGAACTGTTTGAGATACGCATCGACAGGCTAGTCGACAAATGGAGTGGTAGCATTGAG GTCGGTGTAACATCTCACAATCCGGCAACAATCAGGTTTCCATCTACCATGACGAACATGGAGTCCGGCACGATCATGATGTCGGGCTGCAAGGTACTCATGAATGGGCACGGCATGTGCATGGAGTACGGGAACTTTAATCTTGATGAACTGAGG GAAGGGGATACCGTCGGTATGATGAGAAAGAGCACTGGCAAACTGCATTACTTTATCAACGGCGTGGACCAAGGCATAGCCACAGATAAAGTGGAACAACAAGTCTGGGGAGTTGTTGATCTCTATGGCATGACTGTAAAG GTCACTATAGTGGACCCTTGTGAGGAAATGGACACGACCGTTACCAACGCGCCGGTTGTGCTCGGCGCTCCCGAGCTGCCTGCTCCGA GCAGGATAAGACAAAGATTAGATGAAGATAGCCTTTTATTTCATACGCTGCGTGATtcgaatgttattattattaatgatgGTAAGACTGCTCATAGGCCTAA TGCTTTCGAATACTTCAATAACGGGATAGTGATGACGAATCGCACACTGAGGACAAACGAACTATTTCAAGTGCGTCTCGACTTGGTTATCCCTAAGTGGGCCGGAAGCATTGAAATTGGGGTCACGCAGCATTCTTCAAACGATTTattatttccatacaaaatgagcaACGCAAA ATCTGGCACTTGGGCAATGACCGGAGAAGACGTGATACGAGACGGGACCACCATCATACCGCAATATGTTAGGAATCTCAACAGACTCGTG GAGGGGGACACCGTGGGCGTGATGCGCAAGGACATGGGCATACTGCATTTCTTTGTGAACGGCGTGGACCAGGGGCCCGCGGCCTTCAACATCCCCGACCATGTGTTCGGGCTCGTCG ACTTGTACGGGCGAGTGGCGCAGGCGACTGTAGTGGAGGCGTACACGCCGCCCGCCGCTTACTCGCCGGAGTCGCCTCTCTCCACCGAGTCAAACGCTACTATTTATCC GGAGATGTGTTTCCACCGTCTGCACGGCCGCAACGCGCGGCTGTCCCGCAACCGGCTGACGGCGTCGCGCGCCACCGTCTACTCGGAGTTCAACGACGCCGTACTGTTCAGCTCGCGGCCGCTGCGCGAGTGTGACATGTTTGAGCTGCGCATTGACAAGATGGTCGACTGCTGGATCGGCAGTTTGGAGATCG GTGTAACCGCAATCCGTCCGGACGATCTCGAGGCGAACGGCGGCGTCGGCGCCATAGCGGGCACCGCGACCGACCTCAACTGGGACACGTACATCCTGAGCGGCGCCGCCATGATGAAGGACGGCGAGTGCGTGCGCAGCGGCTACCCGCTCGACCTGGACACCCTCACCGTTGGGAGCAGAGTCG GCATGATGTGGCACGCGGACCGCAGCCTGCACTACTACCTGGACGGCATGGACATGGGCAAGGCGTGGTACGTGCCGCACCTCAACATCTACGCCGTCGTCGACCTCTACGGCCAGTGCACGCAG GTTACAATTCTGCAAAACGAAGAAAGAGCTTTCAACTACAACGGCTGCACCAATTCCGATAACTCGCTGCTGAGCAACTCAAGAGCATTGTCGTCGCCCCCGCCGCCATATTG GAGTTTCTCGGAGTACTGCGGCGACAATATCTGCATAATGCACGATTACTCATTCGCACGCCGGCTCACGGCCGACCCCACCGCCGCGCTCGTCTTCAGCTCCGCCCACTTGGCTCTCGGCGAGATATTCGAG GTAAAGATGGTGGAGTGCAAGTCTGGGTACGCGGGCAGCTTCCGCATGGGCGTGACCGACATCAACATCCTCAATGTTCACGTGAACCGCAGCCTCCCCCCAACCATCGCTCTGCTGCCACACTACACTGCCTACATAGACG GTAAATACATGAAGTACTCGCGCCACAACGAGAAGGAGCACTCGCTGCGCTCGTTCGTGCCGTCGTTCGAGTGGCTGCGGCCCGGCGACCGCGTGGGCCTCAAGAAGACTAACGACGGCCGCGTGCTCGTCTTCTACAACTCCGAGCTGCTCGAGACAGCGTTCGAGAACGTTCCCGAT AAAGTATACGTGGTGATGGAAATATTCGGTCACGTGACAAAGATCCAAGCAGTGTCCAAAGGAGTCAACGTGGGAACGGCGTTGCCTCAACACACCATTCCGAACGATGAGTACGTCAAGCCACCGTCCCTGAGCGCCGCGGCCAAGAACGCGACCAACGCGAGCGTGGCTCAGTCGGCGCAGAACAACGCTAACAACGAAACTGCAGCACAG GCCCAAGTGGAAGTGAGGGAAGACACTAACGAGGAGTCGAGCCACTCGAACGATGTAGTGTCGTCGAACGTGGAGTTCGTGTCCGGCGCGCTGGCCGCCAGCAACGACACGCTCACCGTGCCCACGGACACCTCCACCCTCACCGTGGTGAGCGCAGACTCGCGCCGCCGCCGGAACCCGCTGCCATACACCTTTCATTACGTGCATGGGAACAATATCAAGCTCTGTAGCTCAG ATACCGTGGCAATGCGTACATCAGGATACAAAGACGGAATCGCCATTGTCAGCCAACCACTTCGGAGGGGTCACAATTTTAGG TTCCGCGTGGACAAGGTGGGCGGCGACTGGTCGGGCAGCATCTCGCTGGGCGCGGTGGGCGCGCTGCCCGCCGACTCGCTGCCGCAGTGCGCTATGCACCTCGACCCGCCCATCTGGGCCGTCACTAGCGACCTGCTGCACGACAACGGCACCTTC AAAAAGACGCAAATGGCATCTGCGTTCGAGGAGCTGACCGAGCAGTCGGTGCTGACGATCCACTTCCGGTTCAACAGCGAGCTGGTAGTGGACGTGGATGGCAGCGTCGCGGGCGTGGTGGGCGTGGTGCCGCGCGCCTTCAGCCATGTCTACCCGCTCATCGACCTGTACGGCCGCGTGCACCAG GTATCCGTGCTGCTTCATCCGACTGTGGTCGCAAGCGGCGCCTCCCTTGACCTACCCATCATCGCGGAGAACTTGCGCGAGGAGTCGCTCGCCGAGCTCGAGCTGCTCGACGACGACGAAGACGACGATAAGATGCCCAAACTCACTCCCGAAACTCCCGAAATTCACCCTAAGCGCAAAGCCAAAGCCTACAGCCATGACAACCTCATAGGGGACTCTTCGGATCCCCTGTACTCTCAACCCGGCCCCAGCACCCATCCTGACCCGCCAACGCACAGTCTTCCAAACGAAAACGACGCCAAAAATAAGCAAATCAAATGCAGAAAAATATGCACCAACCGCACCGTGCTTCACCAGAGCTTGATAATAACGCCCACTCCCATCGATAACAACGAGTCCGCAAATCGATGCATACAAAAAAGTCACTCTACGCATAGTTTTTGTCAATTACCGGATGAGAATAATTTAGACGTGGACAATAAGGACACGGTGAGGCTCACGTTCAGCGCGGGGAGCCGGGTGGGCGACGAGACGGGCGCGCCGGCCGACGAGCGCGCGCTGTGCTGCGACACCAACATCCGCCACAACGACCGCTACCCCGAGGCCAGCGACGTCGACAGCCTCGACACCGAGATCATGGACGCACTAGCGCTCGAGACCGGCAACTTGCCGGACCTCACCGAGGAGCACTCCTCTTCTATTGACGAATCTACTCGCCGCGACGACCTGTGGACGGAATCTCTCTCCGTCGAGAATCTCAATTACTTGAATCGAATACTATGTTTGGACCAGCAGAGCTCGGAGGGACAGAGTCTGGAGGCGGAGTGGGAGGCGCGCGGGGAGAGCTGCGAGCACCTGCACGTGGTGCTGAAGTACTGGCATTTTCTGGTGTTGCCCTACCCCGAGCTGCGGCGCGCCGTGTCCAGTGGTCAGCTGCGCTGCTACTGCCGTAACTGCCAGCCGGACGCCCCACCACCTTTGGCAG GATGGGTGCGAATCGAGCGCGCGGAGGGCGGAGACGGCCGCGCCTACTGGCACGCGGTGCGCGCCGCGCTGGGGTCGGCGCAGGTGTGCGACGGCGCGGGCCCGGCGCGCCGGCCGCGCTCgctcgcgcccgcgccgcgcgccaACCACCCCAACCACGACAT ATGGTTTGATGAAGAAGGCAAACCTCATCACACAGTTTTGGCTATAGAAATTGATGTAGA TCCAGACGCAACACGAGACCGCCTATTGGCGTTCCTGATATATCTGAAATCTCACTCTGTCCAGCACAACGCCGACAACCCGCCGAGCCTCGATGATTAA
- the LOC134754151 gene encoding neuralized-like protein 4 isoform X2, whose product MRFHRRCGDRVTLLNDNTTAVRNFVEFNHGLILSAEPLKDDVMFEVCIDRKVNVWNGSLEIGVTTLDPEFMELPATATKLRNTAWIMSGSSIVKDGVTLVNSYGPELDTLSEGDCVGVMKTAKGELLFYVNSRCLGVAAKDLPSKLFAVIDLYGQCVQASITHVHGMRPIMETSIDQLEEDPNNDDTLTCSDMDVVPLNQPPDLLQPKPSQHVYVPMASEGACALAQDRLRFHPRCGILVKLSANNKSAERARPLDDYNNGVVMTHRPLYDNELFEIRIDRLVDKWSGSIEVGVTSHNPATIRFPSTMTNMESGTIMMSGCKVLMNGHGMCMEYGNFNLDELREGDTVGMMRKSTGKLHYFINGVDQGIATDKVEQQVWGVVDLYGMTVKVTIVDPCEEMDTTVTNAPVVLGAPELPAPSRIRQRLDEDSLLFHTLRDSNVIIINDGKTAHRPNAFEYFNNGIVMTNRTLRTNELFQVRLDLVIPKWAGSIEIGVTQHSSNDLLFPYKMSNAKSGTWAMTGEDVIRDGTTIIPQYVRNLNRLVEGDTVGVMRKDMGILHFFVNGVDQGPAAFNIPDHVFGLVDLYGRVAQATVVEAYTPPAAYSPESPLSTESNATIYPEMCFHRLHGRNARLSRNRLTASRATVYSEFNDAVLFSSRPLRECDMFELRIDKMVDCWIGSLEIGVTAIRPDDLEANGGVGAIAGTATDLNWDTYILSGAAMMKDGECVRSGYPLDLDTLTVGSRVGMMWHADRSLHYYLDGMDMGKAWYVPHLNIYAVVDLYGQCTQVTILQNEERAFNYNGCTNSDNSLLSNSRALSSPPPPYWSFSEYCGDNICIMHDYSFARRLTADPTAALVFSSAHLALGEIFEVKMVECKSGYAGSFRMGVTDINILNVHVNRSLPPTIALLPHYTAYIDGKYMKYSRHNEKEHSLRSFVPSFEWLRPGDRVGLKKTNDGRVLVFYNSELLETAFENVPDKVYVVMEIFGHVTKIQAVSKGVNVGTALPQHTIPNDEYVKPPSLSAAAKNATNASVAQSAQNNANNETAAQAQVEVREDTNEESSHSNDVVSSNVEFVSGALAASNDTLTVPTDTSTLTVVSADSRRRRNPLPYTFHYVHGNNIKLCSSDTVAMRTSGYKDGIAIVSQPLRRGHNFRFRVDKVGGDWSGSISLGAVGALPADSLPQCAMHLDPPIWAVTSDLLHDNGTFKKTQMASAFEELTEQSVLTIHFRFNSELVVDVDGSVAGVVGVVPRAFSHVYPLIDLYGRVHQVSVLLHPTVVASGASLDLPIIAENLREESLAELELLDDDEDDDKMPKLTPETPEIHPKRKAKAYSHDNLIGDSSDPLYSQPGPSTHPDPPTHSLPNENDAKNKQIKCRKICTNRTVLHQSLIITPTPIDNNESANRCIQKSHSTHSFCQLPDENNLDVDNKDTVRLTFSAGSRVGDETGAPADERALCCDTNIRHNDRYPEASDVDSLDTEIMDALALETGNLPDLTEEHSSSIDESTRRDDLWTESLSVENLNYLNRILCLDQQSSEGQSLEAEWEARGESCEHLHVVLKYWHFLVLPYPELRRAVSSGQLRCYCRNCQPDAPPPLAGWVRIERAEGGDGRAYWHAVRAALGSAQVCDGAGPARRPRSLAPAPRANHPNHDIWFDEEGKPHHTVLAIEIDVESPDATRDRLLAFLIYLKSHSVQHNADNPPSLDD is encoded by the exons ATGAGATTTCATAGAAGGTGTGGTGACAGAGTCACACTTCTAAATGACAACACTACAGCTGTAAGAAATTTTGTTGAGTTCAATCATGGCTTGATACTTAGCGCAGAACCCTTGAAGGATGATGTTATGTTTGAAGTGTGTATTGACAGAAAG GTCAATGTGTGGAATGGAAGCCTTGAAATTGGAGTCACCACCCTGGACCCGGAGTTCATGGAACTGCCGGCAACAGCTACAAAATTGAGGAATACAGCTTGG ATAATGTCTGGCAGCTCAATCGTGAAGGATGGTGTGACACTTGTTAATTCCTATGGTCCCGAGCTCGACACACTTAGCGAGGGAGACTGTGTTGGTGTTATGAAAACAGCCAAG GGGGAGTTATTGTTTTATGTGAATAGTCGATGCCTTGGGGTGGCAGCTAAGGACCTGCCTAGTAAACTGTTTGCCGTCATAGATTTATATGGACAGTGTGTTCAAGCTTCTATCACTCATGTACATGGCATGAGGCCTATTATGGAAACCAGTATAGATCAG TTGGAAGAGGATCCCAACAATGATGACACTTTAACATGTAGTGACATGGATGTCGTGCCTCTGAACCAACCTCCTGACCTGTTGCAACCTAAGCCGTCTCAACATGTCTATGTCCCGATGGCCTCTGAGGGTGCCTGTGCTCTTG CACAGGATCGTTTAAGGTTTCACCCAAGATGTGGGATACTTGTCAAATTATCAGCTAATAATAA ATCAGCAGAAAGGGCTAGGCCTTTAGATGACTACAACAATGGCGTAGTGATGACGCACCGACCTCTGTATGACAACGAACTGTTTGAGATACGCATCGACAGGCTAGTCGACAAATGGAGTGGTAGCATTGAG GTCGGTGTAACATCTCACAATCCGGCAACAATCAGGTTTCCATCTACCATGACGAACATGGAGTCCGGCACGATCATGATGTCGGGCTGCAAGGTACTCATGAATGGGCACGGCATGTGCATGGAGTACGGGAACTTTAATCTTGATGAACTGAGG GAAGGGGATACCGTCGGTATGATGAGAAAGAGCACTGGCAAACTGCATTACTTTATCAACGGCGTGGACCAAGGCATAGCCACAGATAAAGTGGAACAACAAGTCTGGGGAGTTGTTGATCTCTATGGCATGACTGTAAAG GTCACTATAGTGGACCCTTGTGAGGAAATGGACACGACCGTTACCAACGCGCCGGTTGTGCTCGGCGCTCCCGAGCTGCCTGCTCCGA GCAGGATAAGACAAAGATTAGATGAAGATAGCCTTTTATTTCATACGCTGCGTGATtcgaatgttattattattaatgatgGTAAGACTGCTCATAGGCCTAA TGCTTTCGAATACTTCAATAACGGGATAGTGATGACGAATCGCACACTGAGGACAAACGAACTATTTCAAGTGCGTCTCGACTTGGTTATCCCTAAGTGGGCCGGAAGCATTGAAATTGGGGTCACGCAGCATTCTTCAAACGATTTattatttccatacaaaatgagcaACGCAAA ATCTGGCACTTGGGCAATGACCGGAGAAGACGTGATACGAGACGGGACCACCATCATACCGCAATATGTTAGGAATCTCAACAGACTCGTG GAGGGGGACACCGTGGGCGTGATGCGCAAGGACATGGGCATACTGCATTTCTTTGTGAACGGCGTGGACCAGGGGCCCGCGGCCTTCAACATCCCCGACCATGTGTTCGGGCTCGTCG ACTTGTACGGGCGAGTGGCGCAGGCGACTGTAGTGGAGGCGTACACGCCGCCCGCCGCTTACTCGCCGGAGTCGCCTCTCTCCACCGAGTCAAACGCTACTATTTATCC GGAGATGTGTTTCCACCGTCTGCACGGCCGCAACGCGCGGCTGTCCCGCAACCGGCTGACGGCGTCGCGCGCCACCGTCTACTCGGAGTTCAACGACGCCGTACTGTTCAGCTCGCGGCCGCTGCGCGAGTGTGACATGTTTGAGCTGCGCATTGACAAGATGGTCGACTGCTGGATCGGCAGTTTGGAGATCG GTGTAACCGCAATCCGTCCGGACGATCTCGAGGCGAACGGCGGCGTCGGCGCCATAGCGGGCACCGCGACCGACCTCAACTGGGACACGTACATCCTGAGCGGCGCCGCCATGATGAAGGACGGCGAGTGCGTGCGCAGCGGCTACCCGCTCGACCTGGACACCCTCACCGTTGGGAGCAGAGTCG GCATGATGTGGCACGCGGACCGCAGCCTGCACTACTACCTGGACGGCATGGACATGGGCAAGGCGTGGTACGTGCCGCACCTCAACATCTACGCCGTCGTCGACCTCTACGGCCAGTGCACGCAG GTTACAATTCTGCAAAACGAAGAAAGAGCTTTCAACTACAACGGCTGCACCAATTCCGATAACTCGCTGCTGAGCAACTCAAGAGCATTGTCGTCGCCCCCGCCGCCATATTG GAGTTTCTCGGAGTACTGCGGCGACAATATCTGCATAATGCACGATTACTCATTCGCACGCCGGCTCACGGCCGACCCCACCGCCGCGCTCGTCTTCAGCTCCGCCCACTTGGCTCTCGGCGAGATATTCGAG GTAAAGATGGTGGAGTGCAAGTCTGGGTACGCGGGCAGCTTCCGCATGGGCGTGACCGACATCAACATCCTCAATGTTCACGTGAACCGCAGCCTCCCCCCAACCATCGCTCTGCTGCCACACTACACTGCCTACATAGACG GTAAATACATGAAGTACTCGCGCCACAACGAGAAGGAGCACTCGCTGCGCTCGTTCGTGCCGTCGTTCGAGTGGCTGCGGCCCGGCGACCGCGTGGGCCTCAAGAAGACTAACGACGGCCGCGTGCTCGTCTTCTACAACTCCGAGCTGCTCGAGACAGCGTTCGAGAACGTTCCCGAT AAAGTATACGTGGTGATGGAAATATTCGGTCACGTGACAAAGATCCAAGCAGTGTCCAAAGGAGTCAACGTGGGAACGGCGTTGCCTCAACACACCATTCCGAACGATGAGTACGTCAAGCCACCGTCCCTGAGCGCCGCGGCCAAGAACGCGACCAACGCGAGCGTGGCTCAGTCGGCGCAGAACAACGCTAACAACGAAACTGCAGCACAG GCCCAAGTGGAAGTGAGGGAAGACACTAACGAGGAGTCGAGCCACTCGAACGATGTAGTGTCGTCGAACGTGGAGTTCGTGTCCGGCGCGCTGGCCGCCAGCAACGACACGCTCACCGTGCCCACGGACACCTCCACCCTCACCGTGGTGAGCGCAGACTCGCGCCGCCGCCGGAACCCGCTGCCATACACCTTTCATTACGTGCATGGGAACAATATCAAGCTCTGTAGCTCAG ATACCGTGGCAATGCGTACATCAGGATACAAAGACGGAATCGCCATTGTCAGCCAACCACTTCGGAGGGGTCACAATTTTAGG TTCCGCGTGGACAAGGTGGGCGGCGACTGGTCGGGCAGCATCTCGCTGGGCGCGGTGGGCGCGCTGCCCGCCGACTCGCTGCCGCAGTGCGCTATGCACCTCGACCCGCCCATCTGGGCCGTCACTAGCGACCTGCTGCACGACAACGGCACCTTC AAAAAGACGCAAATGGCATCTGCGTTCGAGGAGCTGACCGAGCAGTCGGTGCTGACGATCCACTTCCGGTTCAACAGCGAGCTGGTAGTGGACGTGGATGGCAGCGTCGCGGGCGTGGTGGGCGTGGTGCCGCGCGCCTTCAGCCATGTCTACCCGCTCATCGACCTGTACGGCCGCGTGCACCAG GTATCCGTGCTGCTTCATCCGACTGTGGTCGCAAGCGGCGCCTCCCTTGACCTACCCATCATCGCGGAGAACTTGCGCGAGGAGTCGCTCGCCGAGCTCGAGCTGCTCGACGACGACGAAGACGACGATAAGATGCCCAAACTCACTCCCGAAACTCCCGAAATTCACCCTAAGCGCAAAGCCAAAGCCTACAGCCATGACAACCTCATAGGGGACTCTTCGGATCCCCTGTACTCTCAACCCGGCCCCAGCACCCATCCTGACCCGCCAACGCACAGTCTTCCAAACGAAAACGACGCCAAAAATAAGCAAATCAAATGCAGAAAAATATGCACCAACCGCACCGTGCTTCACCAGAGCTTGATAATAACGCCCACTCCCATCGATAACAACGAGTCCGCAAATCGATGCATACAAAAAAGTCACTCTACGCATAGTTTTTGTCAATTACCGGATGAGAATAATTTAGACGTGGACAATAAGGACACGGTGAGGCTCACGTTCAGCGCGGGGAGCCGGGTGGGCGACGAGACGGGCGCGCCGGCCGACGAGCGCGCGCTGTGCTGCGACACCAACATCCGCCACAACGACCGCTACCCCGAGGCCAGCGACGTCGACAGCCTCGACACCGAGATCATGGACGCACTAGCGCTCGAGACCGGCAACTTGCCGGACCTCACCGAGGAGCACTCCTCTTCTATTGACGAATCTACTCGCCGCGACGACCTGTGGACGGAATCTCTCTCCGTCGAGAATCTCAATTACTTGAATCGAATACTATGTTTGGACCAGCAGAGCTCGGAGGGACAGAGTCTGGAGGCGGAGTGGGAGGCGCGCGGGGAGAGCTGCGAGCACCTGCACGTGGTGCTGAAGTACTGGCATTTTCTGGTGTTGCCCTACCCCGAGCTGCGGCGCGCCGTGTCCAGTGGTCAGCTGCGCTGCTACTGCCGTAACTGCCAGCCGGACGCCCCACCACCTTTGGCAG GATGGGTGCGAATCGAGCGCGCGGAGGGCGGAGACGGCCGCGCCTACTGGCACGCGGTGCGCGCCGCGCTGGGGTCGGCGCAGGTGTGCGACGGCGCGGGCCCGGCGCGCCGGCCGCGCTCgctcgcgcccgcgccgcgcgccaACCACCCCAACCACGACAT ATGGTTTGATGAAGAAGGCAAACCTCATCACACAGTTTTGGCTATAGAAATTGATGTAGA AAGTCCAGACGCAACACGAGACCGCCTATTGGCGTTCCTGATATATCTGAAATCTCACTCTGTCCAGCACAACGCCGACAACCCGCCGAGCCTCGATGATTAA